TTCGTGCCACTATATTTAGAGTCGTATTGGAGTTTACAAAACTCACCTTTTTATGCAGCATTTCATTCTCtatgattttattattaaggTCTTCATCCAGCACGCTGTTAACAGGTGGATTGGAAGTTTCTCCTGGAAcctttcaattaaatataaacagcaATTAGAATTAGAATTGGTTACGCCttgaaaaatattagttttattcattatgGACAAGATGCAAGAAACGATGGTGgaaataattacaaatttgTACCAAAGAACccagtttatatattacactGTTATAGCAAAAAGAGCAATggaatataaaaacaagtattaacaataaaatagtttGCTGATAAAATGCTTGTGACTTCTTTAATATTCTGGCAACCCCACCTTTTAACACAGTTAAGTTGATcaatccacaaagttacatacgtggtaacccataagctggaacgaggtgtatgaaacagaacacctgtgttataacgactttcgttgccccaccatgtaaggataaataagttacatacgtggtaactggtaacacataagctggaacgaggtgtatataacagaacacctgtgttataacttataacgactgtcaatgcctcaccatgcgaggataaacaagttacattcacccACTATCCCACCTTTCCCCTTTTAACCCGATTAAGCTGATCAAGTTCAAGTTGCAGAAGTTCGACCCTTCGTTGCATTTGTTGGCTGCGAAAGTTGGTGCTTTCAATCTCTTGTTGGGATCGACGTATCGCTTGCTCTTTGCTTTGGAGAAGATCCTGGaacaaatatgaataaatgtaactcatttattctAGCGTCacgggaaaacgacaatcgttataccacgagtgttttgtttcatacaccttcaAAGACCACAATCCAAATGCAACCATGCCTATAACTTAAGCCCTTAACCATAACccaaatagaaaacaaatgttcataaacaaaaataaaacttttactcaaaaatgtattaataaaAGCCTTTACGGTTTGATGCTAAgcaaataaattgttgttacaTAGAGCCTTTATAACAAGACTGACCTGCATATCTGTAGCAGTGGCTTGCGATTCAATTACGCTTTTTTTGAGAACCTGGTTTTGAGCTttcaactaaaacaaaatcaaacaataagcaaacatacaatttaatatatatacaaaacactaagttataacttatattataCGTATGAGCGATAGAGCGCATACATATCCACAAATGAACGCTAGACAACCAGGCCAAGAAGCATAATAGCATATTACAGTAAACTAAATTAATAATctctttatttaaatcaatgcCATTAGCCATTATTAtgtatttactttataatatatatatatatacaacacatgAACCTACCTTTGCGTACTCGTGAGCCAATCTTTGATATTTTACCGTTAAATCAGCCATGATGgaaagttaaataaacttgtttgtgGATGGTATACAACTATACACCATGCAGGTGCTTCATAAACAATTATTCAAtaattagtttagttttatatgttGCTGTTATACCTAACCTAGAAACAAGTTACTGTTTCAGACTTTGAGTGACCAATATAGAATTACAGTGGCCAAAATTAGTGATAAACCAAACAGAAGAAATGTCGAAAGGAAAAAGTAAGGTTAAAAGAAGAAGatgaactttaattttatatatcaTTGGACAAATATTCTGGTGGCTTATCTAAACTTGCTGTAGTTTCGATATTTGCCGCATATTTTACACAAGCTGTTTCATTGAATCGCATAACAGCTGTGTCATTAAAAACATCATCTTGTTTGCTCCAAACAGGCAACAAAACTTCTTCTATTAAATCCCATTCATTAACTAAGCTTAAAAATTTATAGGTTTTGCGTAATTTACGATTAACACTACGCTCATAGATGGAATTAAATGAGTTGCCTATGATTGTCATGTTATTTAATCTATTATGACACCAGTTACTCCATATTAGATTATTATACAACCATTTATCACAATGTATCATGAAATATAAAGTCCTAACGTCAGTTTTTCGTTTCCCCTcttcattttcatttaaaacacaaaatcccatttgttttattaaatttttgtccGCTGAATTCCAAACTGGGTCaaagcaaaaacatttaacatcggatttaggttttaaatttgtggaACTTATCTCTTGCAGTTGCGTATGAATATATAACGGCCAGGAACTAATTTCACAGCATTTTGGTGCAGAAAGCATGATATgaattatatacaataatgCTAGCTGATAACGAGATATATTTGAACTTGAAGGACTTCCTATTCCATAACACACAACTTCGCAAATATTTGTTGAGCCACTTCCAATCAAGTTTTCATACAAAACTTTGACAAATTCTTCAAAATTTTGAGATTTCTTCAGTGTAATTAATGAGTTGATAAAATCATTAATGGTATCTTTAtcagaaatatttgtttcttcaaATTTTTGTGACTTGTTCAAAATACATTCATTGCCCCATTTTTTCACTTGTCTGAATCTATGTTTCTTAGAAACAGTTTTCCATTCATTTTCCATAATTCGTATTTACCATTTGTCAACACTGTTTAAAATCGTTTGAGCAACACTTTTTACTTCACACAAATTCCACATTTGCAGTTTGGCTAACTATTTAGAAagctacaaaaaaataaataaaacgtaaTGACAACTTAAATGCTATAGGTGAATGACATATACCTACTTCACTTACCGaaacttaacttaaataaataactactTGATCCTAATATATCAGTAAAtgtgtatataactttgcCCTAATCGACCGGTTGCAATTTTTTTGCATCTATGAACCAACTATTTTTCCGCGGAAAATGGTGCGTCCGACTCCCGCCAACAAACTTCTCAAATCCCAATACGATACATATGGCTACCGAACTGACCGGCTATTTCGACAATAATAAATCAGGCAGAGATGcacaacacaaaataaatggtaaaaattAGTAAGTTCAAACctaaaaatagattaaattaataaataccCGTTTAAGTCAGGTATTACTAATTACAGCCTCTTGCGTTACAGCGCCATCGTCCGACGCAGTGGTATAGACTTAGCGATTAGCGCGCTCGTTGcattacgactgtcgttgccctgccatgcaaagataaatcagttgcattcattcatatagtCAGCAATGATGTTTATCTAACAAACACTAAATTCATGGTTAGTTATACCGTCGGAAATAAATTTTCTATGTTGTTCTGTTCTTCCCACAAAATATGTCGGTATTCTATTTACTATACCGGTATTGTTTACCAAGCAGATATAAGCTAAGATAGTTTTTGAATTGATTCTATTCTTAACCGTTGGGGCGTGTTATTTGAGGTCGGCAGAGAATATTTAAGTCGTAACGCAATGGTGTGTACGACACCTTTAAAAGCAACAGTTCagtttaacatatttatggcttaatagaaaaatatttgttagttACAGTTAATGGTAAAGCGTTTGAAATGGCTGCGTTTTTACGATTAGGCGCGAGAAAAATGTTCCTCATACCTCTGTGGTTATCAACGGTTTTctgtatttattgtttatacgATATAACATGGGGATCGACCGCCTTTATAGCAAGATTGAAAAGTGAAAATAGGACCaagattttaatatattcGGAGATATTACCGTATATTGTGCGAAAACGTTTAAAGGCAGGATTCAACAGCAAACAGGTAGTAATGGAGCAGTGTATTTACACTAAGGTATATTACTACCATAAAGAATGGcgttgtttaatatttgtgaGTACTAATATTGCCTGCTTAGCCTAACGTATGGAAATTGAATAATATTGGCAATGTAATCTAAAATACCTTATCTAttgcatttgtttaaatttaactggTCAGTCTAAACAgcgtttttttctaaatatttacgTTTAATTCTATGGCATGATTGTCCTATATACGTTTTAGTGGACACACGTTTGATAGATTAACCGTTAAGTGCCTGGTAAGGACACAACCACCTAGactggtagcagcattgagttTCGAAGGCATTGTCTCTTTGTATTATTAATAACCATTGCAATATTCCAGTGTTCCAATTGTATCTTGGTCGAGGGAAAAGTGACGTACGATACTCGTGTATTTGACGCAATCGTCTTTATGTTTAACCGAGTAAATCTCAATGACCCGATCTTTCAAAGGTATTTTCGTATTCTTAGTCCTTAAACATAGGTTACCTAGGGTGGGGcgagatgggacatgttttaattctcttttctcgtcccatttggtaataaacaaagaatacttacagaattatatcTTTATCACGACTctataaaagagcgttgtttatTAGTAAAAACACGCTTCGGGAATATTGGATAtgatgtgctaacggtatataTTCTATACCTTACACTACTAGATATGAAattctatatatatgtgaCCTACGTTTGGAAAACTGGATCGGCAGATT
The sequence above is drawn from the Ciona intestinalis unplaced genomic scaffold, KH HT000046.2, whole genome shotgun sequence genome and encodes:
- the LOC104266481 gene encoding SRR1-like protein; this translates as MENEWKTVSKKHRFRQVKKWGNECILNKSQKFEETNISDKDTINDFINSLITLKKSQNFEEFVKVLYENLIGSGSTNICEVVCYGIGSPSSSNISRYQLALLYIIHIMLSAPKCCEISSWPLYIHTQLQEISSTNLKPKSDVKCFCFDPVWNSADKNLIKQMGFCVLNENEEGKRKTDVRTLYFMIHCDKWLYNNLIWSNWCHNRLNNMTIIGNSFNSIYERSVNRKLRKTYKFLSLVNEWDLIEEVLLPVWSKQDDVFNDTAVMRFNETACVKYAANIETTASLDKPPEYLSNDI